TTAAGGGTGACAGTGACAATACCCTAGTTTTACGCCGAATTAAGGGGGTTCTGTCACCGGGGCCGCTTGGTTAGTTGTAGTTTGAGGGTTGCTGTTAGTCTCTCTAGGGCTTGCCAGCTAAGTCCACGCTCGCCGTTGTAAAACCGGCTTAATGTTTCGTGTGCTATCTGGGCGTCCAGGGCAATTCTGTAACGAGATCGCCCGTCGGCATCAATTGCTGCAATTAGTTGTTTCGCTAGTGTTGGGTATCGTGCCATAACACAATTTTACGGGGCATTTGACTATGTGTCAAATTGTCTATTGTGCTATTCGGTATTCATCCTGAGGTAAATAATTGATTATCGGTTGTGATTTTTCGCAACCGCACTCCCTGTTCCCGCTCGGGTAGTACCTTCAAATAACTATGTCACTCTCCCCCCCTGGGGGTTGTCTTTTCAGTTCCGCCACTTCCGCCAAGAAAGCCATAATCCCCGTGTTATCCGGCTCCTGTCCCGCCGCTTCCAAGAGTAAATTGTTAACGTCAATTTCATCCCCCACCGTGTTAAACTGGGTAGTTTTCGGTTCGGGGTTGGAAAGTGAATTTTCACACTCTACTACGGGTGACAACTGACAATACCCCCTTAACTCTGGGAAATAATGGGGTATTGTCACCGGGGCCACGGTTGGGGCAGGGTTCGGGGGGGGTTCTGTCACCACTCCCGCCAGCACAAATTCGCGGGTTGGTTTCCCGCCTCTGGGGCCAGGGGGCACCGGTTCCCAAGTGCCAATTTTAGAATCGGTCAATTGCTGTAGGAAAGCTTCCGCCGCTTCCGCTGTAGCAAATCGCTTGTCCCGCCGCATAAGCTCCCGCCCGGTTATCCTGCCGCCGTTCCGTTGGATTAGCTCAAAGGTTCGTTGGCAATCCCGTTGCTCGGGGCTAAGTGCCAATTGCCCATAAAGCCGGGTTGCTTCGAGCTTGAACCACTCCACCAAACGAATAGCCCCTTCGAGGGCCTGCTCGCCCACTTCCCGGGCGTGCGGGTTGCTGGTCAATTGCAGAATGAGAGCCAGCCGGGGGGCGTAAGCTTCGAGCTTGGAAAATGCCGCCGCCAGGTTCCCCGATAAATCAAAAGTCTCCCGGTTGTGGGCGTTATAGAAGTCCCGCCAAATCGGCTTGGCATTGCTTGCCAGGGTCAACTCCACCGGTTCAAGTTCGCTATCGCTGGGTTCGGTTGTGTGAATCACCAAATCCGTTCCGCTAAAATCGTGCGGTTTAAACTGCCCGCCGCTGACAAAGCTCAAATCCTGCAATTCATAAATCCGCTCCCGCATCGGTTGCTCAAACTGCAAGGGCGGGTGGTCATCCCGCCACACACACAACCGGGCCGGGGGTTGGCAGAATAGCAACCGTGCCGCCAGTCCACTCGCCAGTTCATGCCGCCCAAAGGTCGCCGCCAAAGTTTCGGGCTGAGTCCCGCCAAAAATGCTAATTGCCGTTCGCGGAATATGGGTTGTCCGCTGGGCATGGCTCGCCCGGTCGATTGTCACGCTGTCGCCATTCCATAGGCTGAGCCACCGGTTAAGGTCGCCGCGTGAATCTTTCTTGTATTCCCCGAAACTGAGCCAGCTTCCAAGTTCCTCCGAATAGCGGAGCACTCCCTTAGGGTTCTCTTTGAGAATCTTGGCCAAGGTTTCAAGCGTGCAATCCTCAACCAGATAACGCCGGGCGGTTGGCGGTTGGGGCTTTTGTGGGGGGGGTTCCCCGTCCTGCTTGGTATTTTTCTTCCACGTTGCAAGCTCCCGTTCATAGAGCGTTTGTTGCTCTTGGTATTCCGCTTCGAGGCGTTCATGCTCACGAAACTCTACGTCTTGCCGCTTCTGTATCAGGTTCTTAATTGCGATTAGAGCCGGGCTTTTCTTTCGTCCGCTTTCACCCAATACCGCTACCCAGAGTATAGGGGGCACCGTCCAGCTTGGGGTTAATCGTAACCGCCGCGTTGCACCAATAGCACTCCCAGCTAATGCCAAGAGGGGCAAAGCCACAAAGCTTTCGTCACACTGGACACTTGCCGCAAGCTCCCGCACATAATTCCGCATTACCTGGGGCAGAGCACCCACGGGAAACGGCACCCAATCATTCGCGGGCTTCACAATCGGGGCAGTTGTGGGCTTGCCGTTTAGCATCTCCCGCCACGTTCCCGCTGTCTTTTTGTCACGTTGCTTTTGTTCATACTCGGCTTGCCGCTGGGCCTTTGCTTCCCGCCAGTTGGGTTCGAGAATATCCCGCAAATCTGTCCAGCTTTTGCCAGAGCACGAATTGTGAAAGCAACCCGCACTAATCCCGCCGCCATCAAATTGGATAACGCAACACTCGCCCTTATCGTGTTGAGAGTTCCAGGGGCAGGGGATAAGCTTCCAAAGCTTACCCCGCCCATTTTTCCCCGCGTAGTCGCTGGGGCCTTGTACCCGCCCGCTATAGTTACGCAAGAGGGCTTCGAGGTCGAATTGCCCGTTGCTGTGATAGCCGTTGCTGTGAGCCACCTTGGCGGGTTGCTGGGGTTGTGGAGCCAAAGCCGCTACCGCTTCGAGCTTGTCGAGGGGCACGGGTTCGAGGGCATCGGGCACCACAAGAATTTTGCTCTGCCGCCACGGCCTGGGGGGCGTGAGCTTGTCGCCGTCGCGGTCGCCTTTGCAAGCCAAACTTCCATACCACCGCCAAATTCGGGCCGGGTTAAAAACGCTGCAATCCACTTTGCAAGTTTCGTCATCCCACTCAGCCGCGATTGCTTCGAGCACTT
Above is a window of Pirellulales bacterium DNA encoding:
- a CDS encoding YfjI family protein gives rise to the protein MKLYNPDDILRTLQTITEPGQCFEIRVLAGTTPSDRRGSVYSGYFDDPAKAVSALDAQRFVSWKGAYCTPNPVKPGLLQRAVNKFNSGIKSASDGDIVARRWLLVDVDPTRPAETSSSDAEHAAAAERINAIDNWLWETFQFPPAIVADSGNGGHLLYRVDLPADDNGLIKKVLEAIAAEWDDETCKVDCSVFNPARIWRWYGSLACKGDRDGDKLTPPRPWRQSKILVVPDALEPVPLDKLEAVAALAPQPQQPAKVAHSNGYHSNGQFDLEALLRNYSGRVQGPSDYAGKNGRGKLWKLIPCPWNSQHDKGECCVIQFDGGGISAGCFHNSCSGKSWTDLRDILEPNWREAKAQRQAEYEQKQRDKKTAGTWREMLNGKPTTAPIVKPANDWVPFPVGALPQVMRNYVRELAASVQCDESFVALPLLALAGSAIGATRRLRLTPSWTVPPILWVAVLGESGRKKSPALIAIKNLIQKRQDVEFREHERLEAEYQEQQTLYERELATWKKNTKQDGEPPPQKPQPPTARRYLVEDCTLETLAKILKENPKGVLRYSEELGSWLSFGEYKKDSRGDLNRWLSLWNGDSVTIDRASHAQRTTHIPRTAISIFGGTQPETLAATFGRHELASGLAARLLFCQPPARLCVWRDDHPPLQFEQPMRERIYELQDLSFVSGGQFKPHDFSGTDLVIHTTEPSDSELEPVELTLASNAKPIWRDFYNAHNRETFDLSGNLAAAFSKLEAYAPRLALILQLTSNPHAREVGEQALEGAIRLVEWFKLEATRLYGQLALSPEQRDCQRTFELIQRNGGRITGRELMRRDKRFATAEAAEAFLQQLTDSKIGTWEPVPPGPRGGKPTREFVLAGVVTEPPPNPAPTVAPVTIPHYFPELRGYCQLSPVVECENSLSNPEPKTTQFNTVGDEIDVNNLLLEAAGQEPDNTGIMAFLAEVAELKRQPPGGESDIVI